acccttcccactgcagggagctgctgaggagccaCATGGTCCATTCCTGGATTCTCCAAGCACTGACTCTCCAATTACTCTGACCACAGCCAGGGCCAcatcccactgccagcccagcgTCCATCCATGGAGGTGACCAAAGTGTCCCCACCTCCCACCTCACCCACTGAAGGAGATGATCTCTGTGAGACAGATGTCACCGATGTGGCCATACACAGTGTGACACTGCTCATCGGCCTCTGTGGACTGGCTGGAAACAGGGCTGTCATCGGCCTCCTCAGCCTGAAAACCCCCAATGCTGGCATCTTTGTCCTGGCTGTTATCGACTTCCTCTTCCTCCTATTTGCGGTCCCCTCCGCCTTCCTTATCCTGGTGGAGGACGTGTCCTGCTCTCCTATCATGCCCATGCTGTACCTGCgtttccttttccagctctcagtGGTCTCCTACTACTGGGCGCTGCTCTGGCTGATGCGCAGCAGCAACGTGCAGTTTATGGACAAGCTCTGCTGCAATTGGCAGCTTCCTCTGCGCCTCTTGTGGGTGGTGGACAGTAGCCAATCCTGGGCCTTCTTTGCTCTCTTTGCTGTCATTCCTGCAGTGACATTCCTGTGCTCGTCACACAAGCAGAAGCACTGCCAGGCAGCTCTCATCTCCATGTACgctcctcatcctgctcctcttgGTTGTGCCTGTGGTCATTTCCAGCACAGTTGATTTCATTAATGCCAAGcggggctcccagcagcagcaacccaAGAGGCGTGACATCGTTACCCTTTTCACTGTGCTGTTAACTCTCCTCTTCAGCCTCTGgaatttcctgcagcagctcggTTACACCGCTGTGTCCTCACAGGCTCTTTTTCTGCTCGTCTGCATCCACAGCAGCATCAAACCCTTCATCTATTTATTGGTGGGGATGTCCACAAGTCCCTGCTCCATGGGgtccctccagctctccctccagAGGGTCTTTGAggagccaaaagaaaaaactgacCACAGTGATAATGCCCCCACAGACACAGCAGTCTGAGCCTGCTGatctcttccactgctctgctgaaggACCCCATGAAACTGGCCGAGGGTTTCCTTGATTCACCTGATGAAAAAATATCCACAGGAACTCCCTCCCTGTGATGCTGGATTCCTacaggagaaaggagcaggacCATTGCCTTGGGTGTTTTTTGTgggatgctctgcagggagcgCATTGGAGCATggctttcctcctctctcctggaTCCACATGGCTCCAAGCAGtgcagctgggctcagtgctgtTCCCCAGCTCTATTCCCCATGGAATGACCCTCATGGcctcagccccagggaatgAACTCCATCTCCTTTGGCTCAGCAGATGAGTTTCATGGTGTTTTCAGGGAGCTCTTGCCTGCAAAGAATGGGACACCTTAATCCCTGGGGACACACCCAGCACGGGGTGGCAGTgatttcccaaatcccagcagggctggtaCCTCCTGATGGCAGGAGAGGGGTTGGGATCACATGGAGCATGCTTCCCCTtctgtccagcagagccagccctccattcccagctgatgggaaGGGACACCAGGtagggctgcagagctggggagggacagcaaTATTCCGTTGTCTGTTCAGCGGGAATTTGTCAAATTCTTGAATTCCAGAATGAAATCCTCCTGAATATCAAAGAGCAGGATCAAAGGTGAACTCCACTGAAGCTTTGTGCAGGTGACCAAAAATAGCTTTAAACATGGAAATTCCCATCACCAGATGCTTGGACCATCTAATTGCACAGAGATCAGGGGGttgtgctgctcttctgcagaaTGGGCCCCTCCATCCTCTGGTTCCCCAGCATCAATGCCCAGGGAAGCCCTTGACCCTCTCCATCCTGAACCTGGCCaccctcagcaggagctgcacagccacTCTGCACAGCAActtctgccccagcccagcctgtcctgatCTTTGTCATTCTGTAACCACCCCTCAGTCAGATTTGGATTCATGGCTTATTTATTTCCAGCACAGTAATTCCAGCCCAAAAATTTGTTGAATAAACAACATCCAGGCTTCACTGCAGAGCCTGTCTCTGTTAAACAGTGTCCAAAATggctcatttccttcttttatccCATCCTAAAGCCTCTGGCTGGtctctgagcagggcaggtaCCTGTCTCATACCAGAGCCCTTCCTAAGGCACGAGCCTGAAATAGTTGGGATGATGTTGGCAGTGCCAAGAGCTCCTCAATCCTCCTGGGAGAGacctgggcagcagccacatCTCTTGCTCAGGGGGAAGTAGtccctccttttcccactgCCTTAAATCCAGGGGAAAGCAATGTGCCACTGCTTCTGGAAAGGGAAGTGAGAGT
This sequence is a window from Serinus canaria isolate serCan28SL12 chromosome 5, serCan2020, whole genome shotgun sequence. Protein-coding genes within it:
- the LOC115485480 gene encoding LOW QUALITY PROTEIN: mas-related G-protein coupled receptor member H-like (The sequence of the model RefSeq protein was modified relative to this genomic sequence to represent the inferred CDS: deleted 1 base in 1 codon), whose amino-acid sequence is MEVTKVSPPPTSPTEGDDLCETDVTDVAIHSVTLLIGLCGLAGNRAVIGLLSLKTPNAGIFVLAVIDFLFLLFAVPSAFLILVEDVSCSPIMPMLYLRFLFQLSVVSYYWALLWLMRSSNVQFMDKLCCNWQLPLRLLWVVDSSQSWAFFALFAVIPAVTFLCSSHKQKHCQAALISMYALILLLLVVPVVISSTVDFINAKRGSQQQQPKRRDIVTLFTVLLTLLFSLWNFLQQLGYTAVSSQALFLLVCIHSSIKPFIYLLVGMSTSPCSMGSLQLSLQRVFEEPKEKTDHSDNAPTDTAV